One genomic region from Xyrauchen texanus isolate HMW12.3.18 chromosome 4, RBS_HiC_50CHRs, whole genome shotgun sequence encodes:
- the LOC127640669 gene encoding uncharacterized protein LOC127640669, with the protein MSVSSLYLNQDKTVRFKKRKARFSFSEVHILLDEVRKNRHILVGKFNTGVPSDVKKRKWAEITARINEIGECDREIMEVVKKWSDLKCDTRRKVAALQSGGNLSLSQRLARSNIELSPTEVIVESILELDKKPWEASQRTPIRSYSDEQEGGDEEEEDGSLMGLGSVHSSPGRGMDMGGMPAAMSGAVVASEMQYDGSKTRDPESNMVDSDEDSHDHLPSSSMVSVSNSHSEVDGIATRGNIGHVASTVNASNKTAFSGVEPECSREQLAHNASLSVQQQHASNTLLSTVSRSLEILAESVQQLAETQQEFARESLQLQRDTVQVLQEFASGTLTILQEKVNGKPVL; encoded by the exons ATGTCTGTGTCTTCCCTCTACCTCAATCAAGACAAAACAGTGCGCTTCAAGAAGAGGAAAGCCCGCTTCTCCTTCAGTGAAGTGCACATACTGCTGGATGAAGTGCGGAAGAATCGTCACATTCTTGTGG GTAAGTTTAATACCGGCGTTCCATCTGATGTGAAGAAGAGGAAATGGGCAGAGATCACGGCACGTATTAATGAGATTGGAGAGTGTGACAGAGAGATTATGGAGGTTGTAAAGAAATGGTCAGACCTCAAATGCGACACACGGCGTAAAGTGGCTGCCCTGCAGTCTGGTGGTAATTTGTCCCTGTCCCAACGTTTGGCACGGTCCAATATTGAACTCTCCCCAACGGAAGTCATAGTAGAATCCATCCTTGAACTGGACAAGAAGCCATGGGAAGCTTCCCAAAGGACCCCAATTCGAAGTTACAGTGATGAACAAGAGGGTGGagatgaggaagaggaagatgGGTCGTTGATGGGGCTGGGATCGGTCCACAGTTCGCCGGGCAGAGGAATGGATATGGGAGGGATGCCTGCTGCAATGAGTGGAGCTGTGGTTGCATCAGAAATGCAGTATGATGGCTCCAAAACTCGAG ATCCCGAATCTAACATGGTAGACTCAGACGAAGATAGCCATGACCACCTCCCATCTTCCTCTATGGTGTCTGTCTCTAACTCTCATTCCGAAGTGGACGGAATTGCAACTAGAGGCAATATTGGACACGTCGCCTCCACAGTCAATGCCTCCAATAAAACAGCTTTCTCAGGAGTCGAGCCAGAATGTTCACGTGAGCAGTTAGCGCACAATGCTAGCCTTAGCGTGCAACAGCAGCACGCTTCTAACACACTTCTGTCCACAGTATCCCGTTCACTTGAGATTCTTGCAGAGTCGGTGCAACAGCTAGCAGAAACACAGCAGGAGTTTGCACGTGAATCACTGCAGCTACAGAGGGACACCGTGCAGGTGTTGCAGGAATTTGCCTCTGGCACGCTAACGATACTGCAGGAGAAGGTCAATGGAAAACCTGTGTTGTGA